A genomic window from Chrysoperla carnea chromosome 3, inChrCarn1.1, whole genome shotgun sequence includes:
- the LOC123295702 gene encoding farnesol dehydrogenase-like, with protein sequence MENYNGKVAMVTGSSAGIGAAISKALVKRGMKVVGLARRVEKLGDLKKQVSKEPGQFYGVKCDIRNEKDIIGAFEWVEKNLNGVDVLINNAGLMKDTNLTDGDTEKWRTVFDTNVVGLCIATREAVKSMKKRNVPGHVIHINSIAGHRIHPGMAHLSNVYSGSKFAVRALAETLRLELEHHKLKIKVSNISPGYVKTEFFSASGYGVPEAFKDIAHLNPEDLADAVIYALSAPSNVNVSEITLLPI encoded by the exons atGGAGAATTATAACGGAAAAGTTGCAATGGTAACTGGTTCAAGTGCTGGAATCGGTGCAGCAATATCTAAAGCATTAGTTAAACGTGGAATGAAAGTTGTTGGTCTTGCAAGACGTGTAGAAAAACTTGGAGATTTAAAAAAGCAAGTTTCAAAAGAACCTGGACAATTTTATGGTGTAAAATGTGATATTCGAAATGAAAAAGATATTATTGGTGCTTTTGAAtgggttgaaaaaaatttgaacggtGTGGacgtattaattaataatgctGGTTTAATGAAAGATACAAATTTAACGGATGGTGATACCGAAAAATGGAGAACGGTCTTTGATACGAATGTGGTTGGTTTATGTATCGCTACTCGAGAAGCTGTTAAATCTATGAAGAAACGTAATGTTCCAGGGCACGTAATTCATATTAATAGTATTGCGGGACATCGTATACATCCAGGAATGGCTCATTTGTCAAATGTATATTCTGGTTCGAAATTTGCTGTCCGTGCATTAGCAGAAACACTCCGATTAGAATTGGaacatcataaattaaaaattaaagtttca AATATTAGTCCTGGATATGTGAAAACGGAATTTTTTAGTGCCAGTGGATACGGTGTGCCTGAAGCTTTTAAAGATATTGCACATTTAAATCCAGAAGATCTTGCTGATGCGGTAATTTATGCATTAAGTGCACCATCTAATGTCAAT gtatcGGAAATCACTCTACTTCCAATataa